A portion of the Halodesulfovibrio aestuarii DSM 17919 = ATCC 29578 genome contains these proteins:
- a CDS encoding PstA family ABC transporter permease encodes MSKVKELLLCIVTYTAPIMTVGAIVLLLGFLCIKGIPALSLSLLFGDSSPVDVLFHGMPVFDGIWPACVGTLYLVLLSCSMSIPIGIMTGIYLAEFAPENFKRPVTFLTDLLAGIPSIIMGLFGFALILLARNTFFPHAVTGLWLSALCIAVLVLPYCINTTVIALSSLPEELKLTGPSLGFSPVQSTFYIRIPLALRGIMSGIILSIGRASEDTAVILLTGVVANAGVPRNLFDKYEALPFKVYYLAAQFQSQAELTQGFGTALILLLQTTCLFLVAHYLRRTMERKWF; translated from the coding sequence ATGAGTAAGGTAAAAGAGCTTCTACTCTGCATAGTTACGTATACAGCTCCCATTATGACTGTTGGCGCTATCGTGCTTTTACTGGGATTTTTGTGTATCAAGGGCATCCCTGCACTTTCCTTATCTCTTCTTTTTGGCGATTCCTCTCCTGTAGATGTACTTTTTCATGGAATGCCTGTGTTTGATGGAATATGGCCGGCATGCGTAGGGACGTTATATCTCGTATTGTTATCATGCAGCATGTCCATTCCTATTGGGATAATGACAGGTATCTATCTGGCAGAATTTGCACCGGAAAATTTCAAGCGCCCTGTCACTTTTTTAACAGATTTGCTTGCCGGTATTCCATCAATTATTATGGGGCTTTTTGGTTTTGCACTTATCCTGCTTGCGCGGAACACTTTTTTCCCACACGCTGTTACCGGACTTTGGCTTTCAGCCTTATGTATTGCGGTACTTGTGCTGCCTTATTGTATTAATACTACAGTCATTGCCCTTTCCAGCTTGCCTGAGGAATTAAAGCTGACGGGCCCCTCTTTAGGGTTTAGCCCTGTACAAAGTACCTTTTACATACGCATTCCGTTAGCCCTGCGCGGCATTATGAGTGGTATTATTTTATCTATAGGTCGAGCGTCAGAAGATACTGCGGTTATTTTGCTCACCGGCGTCGTTGCAAATGCTGGGGTACCTCGAAACCTTTTTGATAAATATGAAGCATTGCCGTTTAAAGTGTACTACCTTGCTGCACAATTTCAGAGTCAGGCAGAGCTTACCCAAGGATTTGGAACAGCGTTAATTTTACTTTTACAAACAACGTGTCTCTTTTTAGTTGCTCACTATTTAAGACGAACAATGGAACGAAAATGGTTCTAA
- a CDS encoding phosphate ABC transporter ATP-binding protein yields the protein MVLTETLPPAIQTEDVTISFNGLPIVKNLSVSFPKNKLSVLIGRSGSGKTTLLRSFNRLNECLEGSSTTGRILVTLNNSQHDIYSGTISCEELRRRVGMVFQTPNVLPNSIRNNLIIPLKLALHIHGSEAEARMEHALKQAALWREVKDRLNRPATHLSGGQQQRLCIARALVLQPEILLLDEPSASLDFHATRTIEELLGSLSSDYTTIVVSHSLAQAQRLADSLYVLSSGELVQTLSKEEVRDSAVMQQTIENIL from the coding sequence ATGGTTCTAACAGAAACTTTACCTCCTGCTATCCAAACAGAAGACGTAACCATTTCTTTTAACGGGCTGCCTATTGTTAAAAATCTGTCCGTTTCATTTCCTAAAAACAAACTCTCAGTTCTTATTGGACGTTCCGGTTCTGGAAAGACAACCTTGTTGCGCAGCTTCAACCGATTGAATGAGTGTCTTGAAGGAAGCAGCACTACAGGGAGAATCCTTGTTACGTTGAATAATTCTCAGCATGACATTTATTCCGGCACAATTTCTTGTGAGGAACTCCGGCGTCGTGTGGGTATGGTTTTTCAAACCCCAAACGTTCTGCCAAATTCTATACGGAACAATCTTATTATTCCGTTAAAGCTTGCGCTGCACATTCACGGTAGCGAAGCTGAAGCCCGTATGGAGCATGCGTTAAAACAAGCAGCTTTGTGGCGGGAGGTAAAAGACAGATTAAACAGACCTGCTACGCATCTTTCTGGAGGACAACAGCAACGCTTATGTATAGCCCGAGCTCTGGTGTTGCAGCCGGAAATCCTTTTATTAGACGAACCAAGTGCTTCCTTGGATTTTCATGCGACACGAACCATAGAAGAGTTGCTAGGCTCCCTTTCTTCAGATTACACGACCATTGTTGTTTCCCATAGTCTGGCGCAGGCGCAGCGCCTTGCTGATAGCCTTTATGTACTTTCTTCTGGTGAATTGGTTCAAACGCTTTCTAAAGAAGAAGTTCGAGATAGTGCTGTTATGCAGCAGACTATAGAAAACATACTGTAA
- a CDS encoding heavy metal response regulator transcription factor, whose amino-acid sequence MTSNATKLLLVEDQETAATYIAKGLREEGFVVDVAYNGPDGLHYLLTEEYSLAILDIMLPGIDGLTILETAKKADRTPAVLFLTARDGVEDRVRGLELGADDYLVKPFAFAELLARIRALLRRCSPIISAETDLTVGDLTLNLLTHQATRADKVIDLTPKEFALLQLFMRRKGEVLTRTVLAEQLWGINFDCDTNVVDVAVSRLRIKIDADATHKLIHTQRGVGYVLKAEE is encoded by the coding sequence ATGACCAGCAATGCCACTAAACTCCTTTTAGTTGAGGATCAGGAAACAGCAGCTACCTATATTGCCAAGGGACTAAGAGAAGAAGGATTTGTTGTAGATGTTGCTTACAACGGTCCTGACGGTTTGCACTACTTACTGACAGAAGAATATTCATTGGCAATTCTTGATATCATGTTGCCGGGCATTGATGGGTTGACCATTCTTGAAACAGCAAAAAAGGCTGACAGAACCCCTGCTGTACTGTTCCTTACTGCCCGCGACGGTGTTGAAGATAGAGTGCGCGGATTAGAACTCGGCGCAGATGATTATCTTGTGAAACCATTTGCCTTTGCAGAACTGCTGGCGCGAATCAGGGCCTTATTACGGCGCTGCTCCCCTATTATTAGCGCTGAGACAGATTTAACCGTAGGCGATTTAACGCTCAACCTCTTAACGCATCAAGCTACAAGAGCTGACAAAGTTATTGACCTCACGCCTAAAGAGTTCGCCCTGCTCCAACTTTTTATGCGTCGGAAAGGCGAAGTACTCACCCGCACAGTGCTTGCTGAACAGCTATGGGGTATTAATTTTGACTGTGATACGAACGTCGTTGATGTAGCTGTAAGCAGATTACGTATTAAAATAGATGCTGACGCAACGCATAAGCTTATTCATACACAGCGGGGAGTCGGATATGTTCTCAAAGCCGAAGAATAA
- a CDS encoding heavy metal sensor histidine kinase, which translates to MFSKPKNKFGVLRTCSLQARLAVAFAVITTLIVCATSFSIYSGLKTQLRTEDKQEFIEAATFIRDAVETLSITTDSKSWQLIWEYAVNAHGRLGVRVFSTNNELYLSTPNMNIPSEVFSLSNPPKYGVWTDPKSNIEYRTTSFLISTAPGQTWRVDASYDLSPTSELLSTYRWNLMILLLAGILLSVAISWFVSGYGLRPLRHVTTSIQGISSEHLSERIGEQPWPEELAGLAKSFDAMLERLEEAFTELSQFSADIAHEMRTPVNNMLSAASVMLNRNRDVAEYKQTLETIELEATHLSRLIENMLFLTRTEHMQAPLSIEECSIQEEFQFQYALLEALAEEKQVELRLQGEGVVTANKDLLRRALLNLVGNALRFTPTGGLIQLASEHLDGFVKITVSDTGSGIEAHHLPHIFTRFYRADIARADRSNTGLGLAFVQTIMAAHGGSVSVDTEVGKGTTFTLLFPDN; encoded by the coding sequence ATGTTCTCAAAGCCGAAGAATAAATTTGGCGTATTACGCACATGCTCCTTACAAGCACGTCTCGCTGTGGCATTTGCAGTTATAACAACACTTATTGTTTGTGCGACGTCATTTTCGATCTATTCTGGTCTAAAGACTCAGCTTCGAACGGAAGATAAACAGGAATTTATTGAAGCTGCAACGTTTATCCGTGATGCAGTTGAGACCCTTTCTATTACTACCGATTCTAAAAGCTGGCAGCTTATATGGGAATATGCTGTTAATGCACATGGCCGGTTGGGTGTACGCGTCTTTTCTACGAATAACGAGCTATATCTCTCCACGCCCAATATGAATATCCCTTCAGAAGTTTTTTCACTTTCAAACCCTCCTAAGTATGGGGTCTGGACTGATCCTAAGTCTAATATTGAATACCGAACCACTTCTTTTTTAATAAGCACAGCACCGGGACAGACATGGCGGGTTGATGCTTCTTATGACTTGAGTCCCACAAGTGAATTACTAAGCACGTATCGATGGAATCTTATGATTTTGCTTCTTGCCGGAATCTTGCTTTCCGTTGCCATAAGTTGGTTTGTCAGCGGGTATGGCCTGCGTCCATTACGGCATGTGACAACATCCATACAAGGAATTTCTTCGGAGCATCTCTCTGAACGCATTGGCGAACAACCTTGGCCTGAAGAGCTTGCAGGGCTCGCGAAGTCTTTTGATGCCATGCTTGAACGTCTGGAAGAGGCCTTTACGGAACTAAGTCAGTTTTCAGCGGATATCGCCCATGAAATGCGCACTCCAGTAAATAACATGCTTTCAGCTGCCAGTGTCATGCTTAACAGGAACAGAGATGTTGCAGAGTATAAACAGACTCTTGAGACAATCGAATTAGAAGCAACACACCTTTCCAGACTTATTGAAAACATGCTTTTTCTTACAAGAACTGAGCATATGCAGGCTCCTTTGAGCATTGAAGAATGCTCAATTCAGGAAGAATTTCAATTTCAGTATGCCTTATTGGAAGCCCTTGCAGAAGAAAAGCAGGTTGAGCTTAGGTTGCAAGGAGAAGGCGTTGTGACTGCAAACAAAGACTTATTGAGACGGGCACTGCTTAACCTAGTAGGAAATGCTTTACGATTTACTCCTACGGGCGGGCTTATACAGCTAGCTTCTGAGCATCTGGATGGCTTTGTGAAAATTACAGTATCCGATACCGGCTCTGGAATTGAAGCGCACCACCTCCCGCATATTTTTACGCGGTTTTACCGTGCTGACATAGCCCGTGCAGATCGTTCAAATACGGGGCTTGGTCTTGCCTTTGTGCAGACCATCATGGCAGCGCATGGAGGGAGTGTTTCTGTGGATACAGAGGTTGGGAAAGGGACCACGTTTACCCTGCTGTTTCCTGATAACTAA